One window from the genome of Myxocyprinus asiaticus isolate MX2 ecotype Aquarium Trade chromosome 30, UBuf_Myxa_2, whole genome shotgun sequence encodes:
- the LOC127420693 gene encoding uncharacterized protein LOC127420693 isoform X2, whose product MIWRCFICYIFVALTLKKLLSHINSLHSRSPDFRVVCGIDGCLSEYRVYNSYYYHVKRTHAHHLLQVEGAEEEGSTRHGSPGTRERTATNNQTNVSLVAEVCAMQQHSSEAEVGSSIVTQTSGFQEGGEGRVNVDLFKHATAFLLQARETHRMTQRAVNQMVSGVQQYQAALLQHLKHQMSNMIETYSGDLDQLKSDAMGIFDQFTDPFSQIATTHLQDKTIKELLQPIEPELIISKNTVCYVKSGDSRVLTIKNHYFYYIPLVKSLEQLLFHPRILAVIEEGPQPCKNGFFHDLVDGDIFKSHPLFLKVPTALQLILYTDEIELCNPLGSRANKNKLLLIYYTLGNIKPKYRSRLAAIRLLAMVKSKDLSDCGIDKIFERINRDLIELYDGVKVVTANGEKTICGALMSVCGDTLAQHEVAGFKEGVGFAYSKCRHCECNFEDMQEQFNEDLFVKRTMASHIRQCSDIEKASTDFLKENLKTTYGINRRSKLTEFPQFDVINQTPQDIMHVILEGVAPYEIKCVLKYLVLSGHMELDTFNCAIIGFPYSPVDARDKPCPISVNTLSSNDNKLKQSAGQMLVLLKILPFLIDTIEENDYTQMLLKLLEIVKILFSPIIALPTLSRLKLLIEQHLKDFKQLFPDTNIIPKQHYLLHLPSQIKALGPMVRHMCMRFESKHCFFKQWALKSSFKNICKSLVKHNQLYECSQNVHEKHPIFSSEVEMGPVSEVKNVHYVEGKMKDFLGIEQVQHVVSVKWIMQHGNKYTCEKTLVISNVINSTPEFGLVKNIYIVNSSVYCFECQPLSITEWNDHYLAYEVEVPYLAQANIFVDAEKLVDYTPYYYLTFNNSKYIPMKYDLTDINEHHSL is encoded by the exons ATGATTTGGCGTTGTTTCATATGCtacatttttgtggcattgactCTGAAAAAACTATTGAGTCACATTAACTCTTTGCACAGTCGCAGCCCTGACTTTCGCGTGGTGTGTGGCATTGATGGCTGTCTAAGTGAGTATAGGGTGTATAACTCCTATTACTATCACGTAAAGCGAACGCACGCGCATCATCTTCTCCAAGTGGAAGGTGCCGAGGAGGAAGGATCTACTCGCCATGGCTCACCAGGAACACGTGAGAGGACAGCCACAAACAACCAAACTAATGTGAGCCTTGTGGCTGAGGTCTGTGCAATGCAGCAACATTCTTCAGAGGCTGAAGTGGGTTCAAGCATCGTCACTCAAACG AGTGGATTTCAAGAAGGTGGAGAGGGTCGTGTGAACGTTGACCTTTTCAAACATGCAACTGCATTTCTTCTTCAAGCCAGAGAAACCCATCGAATGACACAG AGAGCTGTTAACCAGATGGTCAGTGGAGTCCAGCAATACCAGGCGGCATTACTGCAGCACCTAAAACATCAAATGAGTAACATGATTGAGACATATTCTGGGGATCTGGATCAGCTGAAGAGTGATGCAATGGGAATATTTGACCAGTTTACTGACCCTTTCAGTCAAATTGCTACAACTCATTTGCAGGATAAGACAATCAAAGAACTGTTACAACCAATTGAACCAGAGCTTATTATAtcaaaaaatacagtatgttatgtGAAAAGTGGAGACTCCAGAGTCCTTACCATTAAAAACCATTACTTTTATTATATACCATTGGTGAAAAGTTTGGAGCAGCTGTTATTCCATCCAAGAATTCTTGCAGTGATTGAAGAGGGGCCACAGCCATGCAAAAATGGATTTTTTCATGATTTAGTTGATGGAGACATTTTTAAATCGCACCCACTGTTTTTGAAAGTTCCCACAGCATTGCAGTTAATTTTATATACAGACGAAATTGAATTATGCAATCCTCTTGGATCTCGGGCAAACAAAAATAAGTTGTTATTGATTTATTACACCTTGGGTAACATCAAACCTAAATACAGATCTAGACTTGCTGCCATTCGTCTGCTTGccatggtaaaatcaaaagatcTTTCCGATTGTGGTATTGATAAGATATTTGAGAGGATTAACCGTGACTTAATTGAGCTGTATGATGGTGTTAAAGTTGTCACTGCAAATGGTGAGAAGACAATTTGTGGGGCGCTTATGTCTGTGTGTGGAGACACTCTAGCTCAGCATGAAGTGGCTGGATTTAAGGAAGGAGTAGGGTTTGCCTACAGTAAATGCAGACACTGCGAATGCAACTTTGAAGACATGCAGGAACAATTTAATGAAGATTTGTTTGTTAAAAGGACCATGGCAAGTCATATCAGGCAATGTAGTGACATTGAAAAGGCAAGCACTGACTTTCTGAAAGAAAATCTAAAAACGACATATGGTATTAACAGGAGAAGCAAATTAACAGAATTTCCTCAATTTGATGTAATCAATCAAACCCCACAAGACATCATGCATGTTATTCTTGAAGGTGTTGCCCCATATGAAATCAAATGTGTTTTAAAGTATCTTGTGCTTTCAGGGCATATGGAGCTAGACACATTCAACTGTGCAATTATTGGTTTCCCTTATTCTCCTGTGGATGCGAGGGATAAGCCTTGCCCCATATCTGTCAATACACTGTCATCAAATGACAATAAACTGAAACAGTCAGCTGGGCagatgctggttttgttaaagATCCTGCCATTTCTCATTGACACAATTGAAGAAAATGATTACACACAAATGCTGCTTAAGTTGTTAGAGATAGTCAAAATTCTGTTTTCACCTATTATTGCTCTCCCAACTCTTTCAAGGCTGAAGCTTTTAATAGAGCAACATTTGAAAGATTTCAAACAACTGTTTCCAGATACAAATATCATACCTAAACAGCATTACCTTCTGCATCTTCCTTCTCAGATTAAGGCACTTGGTCCTATGGTGAGGCATATGTGTATGCGCTTTGAGTCAAAGCATTGCTTTTTCAAGCAGTGGGCTTTGAAAAGTAGTTTTAagaatatttgtaaatctcttGTGAAGCACAATCAACTATATGAATGTAGTCAGAATGtgcatgagaaacatccaatttTTTCAAGTGAAGTTGAAATGGGCCCAGTCTCTGAGGTTAAAAATGTTCACTATGTAGAAGGAAAGATGAAAGACTTCTTAGGAATAGAGCAAGTTCAACATGTAGTTTCTGTAAAGTGGATTATGCAACATGGAAATAAGTATACATGTGAGAAAACTTTGGTTATTTCTAATGTCATCAATAGTACTCCAGAGTTTGGACTTGTGAAAAACATCTACATAGTAAATTCGTCAGTGTATTGTTTTGAATGCCAACCTCTCTCTATAACCGAGTGGAATGATCATTATTTAGCTTATGAGGTAGAAGTTCCCTACCTAGCTCAAGCCAATATTTTTGTGGATGCTGAAAAACTTGTTGATTATACACCATACTACTATTTGACCTTCAATAATAGCAAGTACATTCCAATGAAGTATGATCTCACAGACATCAATGAACATCACTCCCTTTGA
- the LOC127420693 gene encoding uncharacterized protein LOC127420693 isoform X1 has protein sequence MIWRCFICYIFVALTLKKLLSHINSLHSRSPDFRVVCGIDGCLSEYRVYNSYYYHVKRTHAHHLLQVEGAEEEGSTRHGSPGTRERTATNNQTNVSLVAEVCAMQQHSSEAEVGSSIVTQTVRHYLWYSGRLVSDCLVVLATNANIFPFFNRDVNLFQSGFQEGGEGRVNVDLFKHATAFLLQARETHRMTQRAVNQMVSGVQQYQAALLQHLKHQMSNMIETYSGDLDQLKSDAMGIFDQFTDPFSQIATTHLQDKTIKELLQPIEPELIISKNTVCYVKSGDSRVLTIKNHYFYYIPLVKSLEQLLFHPRILAVIEEGPQPCKNGFFHDLVDGDIFKSHPLFLKVPTALQLILYTDEIELCNPLGSRANKNKLLLIYYTLGNIKPKYRSRLAAIRLLAMVKSKDLSDCGIDKIFERINRDLIELYDGVKVVTANGEKTICGALMSVCGDTLAQHEVAGFKEGVGFAYSKCRHCECNFEDMQEQFNEDLFVKRTMASHIRQCSDIEKASTDFLKENLKTTYGINRRSKLTEFPQFDVINQTPQDIMHVILEGVAPYEIKCVLKYLVLSGHMELDTFNCAIIGFPYSPVDARDKPCPISVNTLSSNDNKLKQSAGQMLVLLKILPFLIDTIEENDYTQMLLKLLEIVKILFSPIIALPTLSRLKLLIEQHLKDFKQLFPDTNIIPKQHYLLHLPSQIKALGPMVRHMCMRFESKHCFFKQWALKSSFKNICKSLVKHNQLYECSQNVHEKHPIFSSEVEMGPVSEVKNVHYVEGKMKDFLGIEQVQHVVSVKWIMQHGNKYTCEKTLVISNVINSTPEFGLVKNIYIVNSSVYCFECQPLSITEWNDHYLAYEVEVPYLAQANIFVDAEKLVDYTPYYYLTFNNSKYIPMKYDLTDINEHHSL, from the exons ATGATTTGGCGTTGTTTCATATGCtacatttttgtggcattgactCTGAAAAAACTATTGAGTCACATTAACTCTTTGCACAGTCGCAGCCCTGACTTTCGCGTGGTGTGTGGCATTGATGGCTGTCTAAGTGAGTATAGGGTGTATAACTCCTATTACTATCACGTAAAGCGAACGCACGCGCATCATCTTCTCCAAGTGGAAGGTGCCGAGGAGGAAGGATCTACTCGCCATGGCTCACCAGGAACACGTGAGAGGACAGCCACAAACAACCAAACTAATGTGAGCCTTGTGGCTGAGGTCTGTGCAATGCAGCAACATTCTTCAGAGGCTGAAGTGGGTTCAAGCATCGTCACTCAAACGGTACGTCATTATTTATGGTATTCAGGTAGACTAGTATCAGATTGTCTGGTGGTGCTAGCTACCAATGCCAacattttccctttttttaatAGAGATGTTAATCTGTTTCAGAGTGGATTTCAAGAAGGTGGAGAGGGTCGTGTGAACGTTGACCTTTTCAAACATGCAACTGCATTTCTTCTTCAAGCCAGAGAAACCCATCGAATGACACAG AGAGCTGTTAACCAGATGGTCAGTGGAGTCCAGCAATACCAGGCGGCATTACTGCAGCACCTAAAACATCAAATGAGTAACATGATTGAGACATATTCTGGGGATCTGGATCAGCTGAAGAGTGATGCAATGGGAATATTTGACCAGTTTACTGACCCTTTCAGTCAAATTGCTACAACTCATTTGCAGGATAAGACAATCAAAGAACTGTTACAACCAATTGAACCAGAGCTTATTATAtcaaaaaatacagtatgttatgtGAAAAGTGGAGACTCCAGAGTCCTTACCATTAAAAACCATTACTTTTATTATATACCATTGGTGAAAAGTTTGGAGCAGCTGTTATTCCATCCAAGAATTCTTGCAGTGATTGAAGAGGGGCCACAGCCATGCAAAAATGGATTTTTTCATGATTTAGTTGATGGAGACATTTTTAAATCGCACCCACTGTTTTTGAAAGTTCCCACAGCATTGCAGTTAATTTTATATACAGACGAAATTGAATTATGCAATCCTCTTGGATCTCGGGCAAACAAAAATAAGTTGTTATTGATTTATTACACCTTGGGTAACATCAAACCTAAATACAGATCTAGACTTGCTGCCATTCGTCTGCTTGccatggtaaaatcaaaagatcTTTCCGATTGTGGTATTGATAAGATATTTGAGAGGATTAACCGTGACTTAATTGAGCTGTATGATGGTGTTAAAGTTGTCACTGCAAATGGTGAGAAGACAATTTGTGGGGCGCTTATGTCTGTGTGTGGAGACACTCTAGCTCAGCATGAAGTGGCTGGATTTAAGGAAGGAGTAGGGTTTGCCTACAGTAAATGCAGACACTGCGAATGCAACTTTGAAGACATGCAGGAACAATTTAATGAAGATTTGTTTGTTAAAAGGACCATGGCAAGTCATATCAGGCAATGTAGTGACATTGAAAAGGCAAGCACTGACTTTCTGAAAGAAAATCTAAAAACGACATATGGTATTAACAGGAGAAGCAAATTAACAGAATTTCCTCAATTTGATGTAATCAATCAAACCCCACAAGACATCATGCATGTTATTCTTGAAGGTGTTGCCCCATATGAAATCAAATGTGTTTTAAAGTATCTTGTGCTTTCAGGGCATATGGAGCTAGACACATTCAACTGTGCAATTATTGGTTTCCCTTATTCTCCTGTGGATGCGAGGGATAAGCCTTGCCCCATATCTGTCAATACACTGTCATCAAATGACAATAAACTGAAACAGTCAGCTGGGCagatgctggttttgttaaagATCCTGCCATTTCTCATTGACACAATTGAAGAAAATGATTACACACAAATGCTGCTTAAGTTGTTAGAGATAGTCAAAATTCTGTTTTCACCTATTATTGCTCTCCCAACTCTTTCAAGGCTGAAGCTTTTAATAGAGCAACATTTGAAAGATTTCAAACAACTGTTTCCAGATACAAATATCATACCTAAACAGCATTACCTTCTGCATCTTCCTTCTCAGATTAAGGCACTTGGTCCTATGGTGAGGCATATGTGTATGCGCTTTGAGTCAAAGCATTGCTTTTTCAAGCAGTGGGCTTTGAAAAGTAGTTTTAagaatatttgtaaatctcttGTGAAGCACAATCAACTATATGAATGTAGTCAGAATGtgcatgagaaacatccaatttTTTCAAGTGAAGTTGAAATGGGCCCAGTCTCTGAGGTTAAAAATGTTCACTATGTAGAAGGAAAGATGAAAGACTTCTTAGGAATAGAGCAAGTTCAACATGTAGTTTCTGTAAAGTGGATTATGCAACATGGAAATAAGTATACATGTGAGAAAACTTTGGTTATTTCTAATGTCATCAATAGTACTCCAGAGTTTGGACTTGTGAAAAACATCTACATAGTAAATTCGTCAGTGTATTGTTTTGAATGCCAACCTCTCTCTATAACCGAGTGGAATGATCATTATTTAGCTTATGAGGTAGAAGTTCCCTACCTAGCTCAAGCCAATATTTTTGTGGATGCTGAAAAACTTGTTGATTATACACCATACTACTATTTGACCTTCAATAATAGCAAGTACATTCCAATGAAGTATGATCTCACAGACATCAATGAACATCACTCCCTTTGA